One genomic region from Aneurinibacillus migulanus encodes:
- the greA gene encoding transcription elongation factor GreA → MAEKEVILTAAGLQKLEEELEQLKTVKRRQVAERIKEAISFGDLSENSEYEEAKNEQAFIEGRIITLEKMLRNARVISGEELDTGIVSIGSTVRVKDLEFNEEMEFKIVGSAESDPMQNKISNESPVGLALIGKSKGSTVDVNVPAGVVRYEILEIKVD, encoded by the coding sequence ATGGCTGAAAAAGAAGTAATCTTAACCGCAGCGGGCTTACAGAAGCTCGAAGAAGAACTCGAACAGTTAAAGACGGTGAAACGTCGTCAAGTAGCTGAACGTATTAAAGAAGCGATTAGCTTCGGAGATCTGTCTGAGAACTCAGAGTATGAAGAAGCAAAGAATGAGCAGGCTTTCATTGAAGGGCGTATTATCACGCTAGAGAAAATGCTGCGCAATGCACGCGTTATTAGTGGCGAAGAGCTGGATACCGGAATAGTGAGCATTGGTTCTACCGTAAGGGTAAAAGACCTGGAATTCAATGAGGAAATGGAGTTCAAGATTGTAGGTTCTGCAGAATCAGATCCGATGCAGAATAAAATTTCCAACGAATCGCCAGTCGGATTGGCCTTAATTGGCAAATCAAAAGGCTCAACGGTGGATGTAAACGTTCCCGCAGGTGTGGTGCGCTACGAAATTCTTGAGATTAAAGTAGACTAA
- the lysS gene encoding lysine--tRNA ligase, whose translation MSRQEELSELEQIRREKLHTLRESGVDPFGKKFERSHTAKEIVDTYGELEKEQLDEQGIEVSIAGRMMAKRGQGKAGFAHLQDQSGRIQIYVRQDQVGEQAYDMFKLCDIGDILGVTGVIFKTKTGETSVKAKEVTLLGKSLRPLPEKFHGLKDVETRYRKRYLDMIMNPNVKDTFIARSLILQSMRRYLDERGYLEVETPTMHSIPGGAAARPFVTHHNALDMRLYMRIATELHLKRLIVGGLEKVYEIGRIFRNEGISTRHNPEFTSIELYEAYADYKDIMRLTEELVAHIAQDVFGTTLFNYQGHEVQLKPQWKRIHIVEAIKEVTGVDFWPQMSDEEAVELAKKHNVPVPPGAKYGHIVNEFFEHFVEEKLIQPTFIYGHPVEVSPLAKKNEEDPRFTDRFELFIVGREHANAFTELNDPLDQRQRFEAQLLEREAGNDEAHMMDEDFLESLEYGMPPTGGLGIGIDRLVMLLTDSPSIRDVLLFPLMRERTVAEQAGEEATEES comes from the coding sequence ATGTCTCGACAAGAAGAGTTAAGTGAACTGGAACAAATTCGTCGTGAAAAGCTACATACATTGCGCGAAAGCGGAGTTGATCCGTTCGGCAAAAAGTTTGAACGTTCCCATACGGCCAAAGAGATTGTGGATACATATGGGGAGCTTGAGAAAGAACAGTTGGACGAGCAAGGGATTGAAGTGTCGATTGCGGGCCGGATGATGGCGAAGCGTGGCCAGGGAAAAGCAGGGTTTGCCCATCTACAGGACCAAAGCGGTCGTATTCAGATTTATGTGCGGCAGGATCAGGTTGGAGAACAGGCTTACGATATGTTTAAGCTTTGTGATATTGGAGATATTCTTGGTGTGACTGGGGTTATTTTCAAAACAAAAACCGGAGAGACAAGCGTTAAAGCGAAAGAGGTCACTTTACTGGGTAAGTCTCTTCGTCCGCTGCCGGAGAAGTTCCACGGACTAAAAGATGTGGAAACTCGTTACCGTAAACGCTACCTCGATATGATTATGAATCCGAATGTAAAAGATACATTTATTGCCCGCAGTTTAATTCTGCAATCGATGCGTCGTTATTTGGATGAGCGCGGCTATCTTGAGGTAGAAACACCGACTATGCACAGTATTCCGGGGGGAGCTGCGGCACGTCCTTTTGTTACACACCATAACGCCTTGGATATGCGTTTGTATATGCGTATTGCGACAGAACTGCATCTAAAGCGTTTGATCGTGGGTGGTCTTGAAAAGGTGTACGAAATTGGACGTATTTTCCGGAACGAAGGAATTTCCACACGCCATAACCCTGAATTTACTTCAATTGAATTATATGAGGCGTATGCGGATTATAAAGATATTATGCGCTTAACAGAGGAGTTGGTTGCGCATATTGCACAGGATGTATTTGGAACAACGCTATTCAACTATCAGGGACATGAAGTACAGTTGAAGCCCCAGTGGAAGAGAATTCACATTGTAGAAGCAATTAAAGAAGTGACGGGTGTCGACTTCTGGCCTCAGATGAGCGATGAAGAAGCGGTAGAGCTTGCGAAAAAACATAACGTTCCGGTACCGCCGGGAGCTAAATACGGTCATATTGTTAATGAGTTTTTCGAGCATTTTGTGGAAGAGAAGCTTATTCAGCCAACGTTTATTTATGGACATCCGGTCGAAGTCTCGCCGCTTGCGAAGAAGAACGAAGAAGATCCGCGCTTCACGGACCGTTTTGAACTATTCATTGTAGGACGTGAGCATGCTAATGCATTTACCGAGTTAAATGATCCGCTCGATCAGCGTCAACGTTTTGAGGCACAGCTTTTGGAGAGGGAAGCTGGAAATGACGAAGCTCATATGATGGATGAGGACTTCCTGGAATCATTGGAATATGGCATGCCTCCAACAGGTGGATTGGGCATTGGTATTGACCGTTTGGTAATGTTGCTCACTGATTCTCCGTCGATTCGTGATGTGCTGCTGTTCCCGCTCATGCGTGAGCGTACAGTAGCGGAACAAGCAGGAGAAGAAGCTACAGAAGAATCATAG
- the dusB gene encoding tRNA dihydrouridine synthase DusB — translation MANLKIGNIELKNNVVLAPMAGVCNPAFRLIAKEFGTGLVCAEMVSDKGIVHGNKKTLEMLYVDEREKPLSLQIFGGDRETLVKAAKYVDEHTNADIIDINMGCPVPKIVSCDAGARWLLDPGKIEEMVSAVVENVSKPVTVKMRIGWDEDHIYVVENAKAVERAGGQAIAVHGRTRVQMYQGTANWDYIRQAKEAVSIPVIGNGDVATPEDAKRMIEQTGCDGVMIGRAALGNPWMLYRTVEYLTKGELPADPTPREKIEIALLHLDRLIKVKGEKVAVLEMRKHAAWYLKGLPASAHIRDEINVQETREGMANLLLSYLERVEAKAAEYESKRQQEKVEAV, via the coding sequence ATGGCTAACCTAAAAATTGGAAACATCGAGCTGAAGAATAACGTAGTGCTCGCTCCGATGGCTGGTGTATGTAATCCAGCTTTTCGCCTGATTGCCAAGGAATTCGGAACGGGACTGGTTTGCGCTGAGATGGTTAGCGATAAAGGAATTGTTCACGGAAACAAGAAGACGCTTGAAATGCTGTATGTAGATGAGCGCGAGAAGCCGTTGAGTCTACAGATTTTTGGCGGCGACAGAGAAACGCTGGTGAAAGCGGCGAAGTACGTGGATGAGCATACAAATGCTGATATTATCGATATTAATATGGGCTGTCCAGTGCCGAAGATTGTTAGTTGCGATGCCGGAGCGCGATGGTTACTTGATCCGGGGAAAATCGAGGAAATGGTATCTGCCGTAGTTGAGAACGTATCGAAGCCAGTTACGGTAAAGATGCGTATCGGCTGGGATGAGGACCATATCTACGTAGTGGAGAATGCGAAAGCGGTAGAACGTGCTGGTGGCCAGGCTATCGCTGTACACGGTAGAACGCGTGTGCAGATGTACCAGGGCACCGCGAACTGGGATTATATTCGCCAAGCGAAAGAAGCTGTAAGTATTCCAGTTATCGGAAACGGAGACGTTGCAACACCAGAAGACGCAAAGCGTATGATTGAACAAACAGGCTGCGATGGTGTGATGATTGGACGTGCCGCTCTGGGCAATCCGTGGATGCTGTACCGTACGGTTGAGTATCTTACCAAGGGTGAACTGCCGGCGGACCCGACACCACGTGAGAAGATAGAGATAGCGCTGCTGCATCTAGATCGCCTGATTAAGGTGAAAGGTGAGAAGGTTGCCGTTCTAGAAATGCGTAAGCATGCGGCCTGGTATCTTAAAGGATTACCAGCATCAGCACACATTCGTGATGAGATTAATGTACAGGAAACGCGCGAAGGTATGGCCAATCTCCTGTTATCTTATCTGGAGAGAGTGGAAGCCAAGGCTGCGGAATATGAAAGCAAACGTCAGCAGGAGAAGGTAGAAGCGGTATAA